The genomic stretch caatcggtgctacccaactctatctcgtatatcattattccggactcggtccttcttgtgtggccacacatccatctcaacatgtGCATCTCTCCACACCTAACTGTTGAACATGTCAACTTTTAATCGgccaacactcagcgccatacaacatTGCGGGTCGAACCGCCGTTCTATAGAACTTGCCTTTTAACTTTTGTGTCCCTCTCTTATCCCAAAGAatgccagaagcttggcgccacttcatccatccggctttgATCTGGTgattcacatcttcatcaatatccctatccttgtgcaggattgaccccaagtatcgaaacgtgtccttctgaggcaccacctgcctatccaggctaacctcctcctcctcgtacatAGTAGTACTAAAACCGCACATCAGTAAGTGCACTAATCAAGTGTCCGTCATCTAAAAAAAATGGTGCCGATCGATCTTCCATATTAAGCTAGCTACGGAATTGAAGCTACTCCTACATATTTCCACCGTCCTCGAATAAGTGCACTACTTCTAGCTCTTGTCTTAAATCAAATATTTTTATAAATTTATAGGAAAACAATAACAACGTTTATGGTACCAATTTAGTATCACAATGATTCTACCGATTTAATCTCATATATATTGGGGTAATATCCATTTCGAGACAAAACTTTAAAGTTTATTTTGGTTaggccacaaaaattatatcatttacCGAGTTAATGATCAATTTTTTTATGAAAGTACATACTAACCTAATAAACGGTCttaataaaccggtatggaggtagtatcatAAAGTTGCTCATAGGTCAATGATATAAAGTTGCTCATAGATGGTGTGTAGCTTGGTATTTTTAGGAATTCCAGAAATCTGACTCTCTTTTTCCGCGGGAAGGCCATTGCCAAAAATTGAGCAAGGTCATGGACAGAGGGTTTTGGAGAACTTGCCCTGTTCTCTTCCAAATACCAACTAGTTTGACATGTGTTTCAGGTAAGTAAAGAACAAAAGGATACGATAGATGAGTAAATACGGATTGAATTTTGTATTCCTCGGTCATTTGATAAATTGTTACCATGTCATCACTCATCATGCCTCATCTGGTACGTGATCGAAACCACACGCACATAGCCATGAGCGCGGATCGGACTAACACATGTCGTTGATAAAAACTTGGTGTCAAACTATCGATTATGGAACGCGCATGCGGATTTTTTTCCCGGTTTGTAAAATGTGTAATTAACTATTTCTACTACAAAATAAATCTTAGCTCAATGATCTTTGATATTGTCAGAGAAAAAATATTGTCTTTGTCTCTTCCGGATGTTATGGCAAACAAAACACATAAACCGGAAACATACTGCGGCTGTGCcccaatactccctccatccccaaGTGACTACTGACCGAGTGACCGTCATCTAAAAAAATGGTGCCGATCGATCTTCCAGATTAAGCTAGCTAGGGAATTGAAGCTACTCCTACATATTTTCTCCGTCCTCGAATAAGTGTACTACTTCTAGCTCTTGTCTTAAGTCaaatattttataaatttatAGGAAAATGATAACAGCATGTATGGTACCAATTTAGTATCACAATGATTATACTGTTTAAAGTCATATATATTGATATTCTTTACTGCCTCCATATACCCATATTGGTATTCTTTACTTCCTCCATACCCGTTTATTAGGGTAATATGCATTTTGAGACAAAACTTTAATCCTTAATTTGGTTaacaaaatatgatatatgtgccacaaaaattatactactattgaaaacttcttttaaatatgaatccaatgattTAGCTTTTTGTTGCATATATCCAATATACTTGTTTATTTTGTTAATCGAGTTAATGATTAAAGTTTTTCTCGAAGTGCATATTATCCGAATAAACCGATATGGATGTAGTATACTAAAGTTGCTCATAGGTGCATAATGAGATTATCATCATTACCTGCATGAGTAAAAGTGTCCCAGATGCTTGGGCTTCTTCCGTCCTCATCCGTCGCCCCTTCGTACTACAAGCACCGAACAAGAAGTGAATCCTCAAATCGACGAAAGAAGAGAAAAAACCTTAATCGGACTCCCCAAAAAGGCTTACCCGGCTGAGCGGAATAGGCAAGTAGTGTACCTGGTAGGCCGACGTGCCGGCCCCGAAGACGAAGTCCTGGGGAAAGTCCGCCCTGGTGTAGCTGAGAGCACGAGCCGTCGCCggaccgccgccgcctcgccatgGCGCGACGGAGAGCAGCAGGACCAGCAACAGCTCCACGGCCCTCATCTCTCTCCGTCTCCCAGAAATGTGACACTCTGTCGATCCTACGGGCTATGCGGTGCTGGCCCAACGCCTTATTTATGAGTTCGTAGGTGGCGACGAACGACAGGTGATAGGCTGATAGCGACAcgttgttgtttttggtttggtAACCACGAAAGAGGCGGTGTTGCTCGGGGTACGCACGGCCAAAGATAGAGGTTGCATTGCACGGCCGGCTGGAGAATGAACTGGGATTCGGAAATGCCAAACAAGGGAACTCTCGGGTATGAATTATGGAGATCAACAGTGAattcttagggcatgtacaatggaatGACGTCAATCTTCTCTTAGAGATGCTACATAGAATTTTTGCTTAGTTGAAGGAGAGAGAAATAAGAAAGAGAAGGTCGTCTTTCTTTAactaagagatgatcccttagaaAATAAGGGATGACTATTTTAAGCGTTGTACCATTTGTCTTCCCTTCACGAATTAATTTCATACCATAAATTAATTAATTATCATTAATTTCTGGAGATGACAAGAAGGGATAATGTGTTGTGCCACTTATATCTATTGCTTAGATACCGTctccaccattgtacatgcctttATGGATATACTTCCTCCATTAATAGCTCTTACAATATCTTTGTTTTAATTTAAGTTAAAACTAAAATCACGACTAAACTATAGACGGGAGGGAGTACATTCCTCACTGAAATGGTACACACACATTCTCACGTTTCCTACTTGCTCGGAATTTTCCTCTCAAAAGAAAAGCATTTGTTTTTACTAATTAGATAATTTTGAATGCTCTAAAAACGGAACATTTGAAGAAATAATAATGTTTTTGGGCACATGGCGCAACACTAAAAACTTTGGATCATGAGTCCTATAAGCACAcataacacacacaaaaaaaaggaGGATGGTCAAGTGGGTGGTCTTATTCCTCATTTTGTCGAGGGAGGACTCTCTATCCTacagtatgccgatgatacaattttcGTTTTAGAACATGATTTGCAAAAAGCGGTAAATATGAAGCTAATTATATGTTTATTTGAAGAATTATTGGGCCTCaagattaattttcacaagagcgAGATATTCTGTTTCAGAAAGGCTAAGGAGGAAGAGCAACAGTACAAACAAATTTTTGGATGTGATACTGGGGCTCTACCATTTAGATATTTAGGAATCCCTATTCATTTTAGGAAGCTTCAAAATTTAGATTGATACCCAGTAGAGACCCGTTTTGAAGAAAAAATAGGATACTGAAAAGAAAAATTACTATCGTATGGCGATAGATTAGTACTTATCAATTCTGTTTCTCCAATGTTCATGTTATTGTTCCTGAAAATACCCGTTGGGGTGAGAAAGCGTCTGCTGAACGTGCCTCCCGGGCCATGTTTTGGGCTGATTTTAAACTTCATGTGGTGCAGTATTTTGGTGCAATCTGGACTACCAAACAACCGTTTTTCTACCCAACGCATGCCAGAAATGGGTTCACGAGCAACCAATCAAGCCCTAAGATTTAACTTAGCTTGCTGGAACAGCTCACGTGGAAAGCTGCCTCTTTTGGCATCTACATACCACAAATTCACATTAGCAGTTGAACTCCGAGAATAATTAGCACCTTTCGTGTCGTTGTCCTCATATCTCGATATGTTAACGTTGAGGGTGCCGAGGATTCGTGAAGCCGGGAGAGATTTGTTGGATCCTGACGGAAGCCGGCGGGCTGACGGAGACCGAGTGGTGGCTAGCTGACCGCTGCTGACAGAGTTGCCACGCACTCGCTGCTGTCATCGCGCGAAACGGGACGAAACTGCCAAGCCATCGCTGGTCGCTCTCCGAGCCTCCGACGCCCACGGCAGCGGCCGGTTTAACTTCAACAGCCTTGTCCTAGGTAGCTTGCTAGGTTTGTCTGATCTCCTCGGATTGTGCGAGAGGAAGAAGGTCCCAGCACGCACGCACCGAGGTTCTGGTCTTCTGGAAGACCTGGTGGTACCTGAGGAGGTGGATACCCGAACAGGTCGACGGCAGCAACCGAGGGAGGCGACGACTGACGCAGGTGTATGCAAACGAAACAAGAACGGGAGAGGAGATAACTGAAGCGCTCAAAAAGTCGAAACGAACTCGATTGCTCCATCTCACTCACTCCCGATATGGCGATATCATGTGTTCCACTACGGATCTTCCAGGGCTGACCGGCGCAGAAACACCAGCCGCAAACCGACCTTTCGGCGGCGGATTAACCAGAGATGTAGCCTACACACGTACGTAAACCAGTTCTCCACGGCTGCGCTTTGTTCGCTTATAGGGACGGTTTGGTTTGGAATGCGGTCGCAAGAGTGCTCTGTTTTTGTTTGCGCTCTGCCTCTGTATCCTTTTCGAGATTGCTGCCATGTTTTCGAGACTGCATATTTTTGTACACTGCTCGATGGCTAGACCTGGGGGCTGTACAATGTGCTTTTGATATCAAGACTGATTTTAAATCAGTTTCTGATGTTATTGGTTGGGTGTTTATGTTTCCACCTAGTGTTAGAAGTTTAGTGGCAATCAGTGTAATGTGGGCTTTATGAAAAACTAGAAATGCTGCCTGTTTTAATAATATCTTTCCGTATGATCCGACTAGTGTAATTGCTCAAACGGCTCATTAGATGGATTCATGGGCTATTCTTCAGATCAAAGATCGACGAGGCTTGCAACGCAGAGGAGTAAGAACGCTGCTGCGTGTGGCAGCTGAAATCTTCAGTAAGAAGAAGGGATGGGCGCCGATGGTGCTCAGACTCTCCAGGTGAAGTGTGCAGGAAGAAAAAGAAGTAGTAGAAGAAGAAAAATACAAGAAGAGTATCAGTAGGGGGAGGACCTTGAGGAAGAGCATGATGGTGGACACAATTTTGTTTTTAGTTGTCTTTATATTGAGGTGGAAGTTTTAATTTTCTATATGTTGCCTGGAGGTGAAAGATCTAGTTGTGAGCTGTAGAGGTTTTAATTTTCTACATGTTGCCTGGAGGTGAAAGATCTAGTTGTGAGCTGTAGAGGTTTTAATTTTCTGTATGTTGCCTGGAGGTGAAAGATCTAGTTGTGAGCTGGAGCGGTTGTTCAAAAAGTTGAGTAGCGTTCTTAAGTGTGCGGATTGGAGGAACTGTAAAGCTTCAAACAGATGATGAATCTGGTTTCATTTCCAGCAATGAAATCGGGGGCTATGCTCCTTAATTTGAAAAAATGTTTTCGTTGAGCTGCTGCTGAAACTTTTAGGACCTACTGTAGCCTGCTGGGTGTGGCGTTGCCTCGCTATTTTGTTTGCAATTTAGGCAGGATCTTGTaaatttgatttctctcttttatAAAATTATGGTACTGGGTATGTCCTTAACATACCCCTCCTTCCTTTGTATCTAGCCTTTCTTTCCATCTAATCCCTCCGGCGCATTAAACTTGTCTAACATtagtcaaaatttagatgtatctagatgtaatttagtgtctagatacatctagatttagaCAAATCTTAGATAACATttataggacggagggagtaatatgaaTAGGCAAAGCTCCTGCTAGGTTTACCATAAAAATTGGTATACATTCCCGTAGTCTTGAAAAAAAATACATTCAGGACCTGAACGGGCAGCCAAACTGAACAAGAACGCAGGCAGGTGAAGCCGCAGAGAATACTTTTTATCTTCCCTCCAATACATCAAGGCAATTCAACCGACATTGATCTGTCCATCAACATTGCAGTAATACCCACAGTGGAAGAGAAATGTCGTTATTTCTGGCTCGGACTACGGCGGCCTTACACCGGTCTGAACATTTCATATAACCACCAAACAACCAGAGTTACAACGGATCATTACAAGTTTtcagaggaaggagaggagagtGGGCAGAGACCTCAAGGCGGGTCAAAACTATTACACCAAAAAATAAGGTTACCCCAAAGCCTAATGTCCTCGAGGCATCTGCGACCAACAACGGTGAACTTTTCATCCAAACCATTGAAAATGATGGCATTTCATCTCTTCCAAACATTCCAGGCGATGGTGGTGCAGATGGTAGTAGCCTTAAAGTTGCAGCACCTAGACTCCAAGAGCGCAGACAAGACTCCAGAAGCTTGGCACGTcctcggagaggaggaagaaCGCCCAGACTTCCCTAGCACCGAGGCAGAAGGAGCTGATCAGTGTCTTTGTCTTGAGAGCAGGAAGGGCACTTGGTGAGGCGGGCGAGCAAGCAGAAAATTTTACACTGGAGAGGGGCTGCGCTCCTCTAAACATGGGACATCTGTTCATCGAGCTGCAGGTGCCTAAAAGAattggcaaagaaatctttgtttGAAAGCGTTTTGCAAGGAATGTCGTTCTTGCATTCTTTAACTTCAAATCGACCTACCGTGAAAGAGCTGGTGCTCAAATGCCTTGTCTGAAACTAAGCAACGCCTTACATGATTTAAAGAGAGCTGGAAGCGCATGGCAGCAGGGGTGCTCTCGCATTCCTCATCACAATGGTAGTTGAAAATGACATACCGTGAAACAGTTTGCGCAGTCTGAAACTAAGCAACGTAGCAAGAACTTCTTACCAGAAGTTACAATGTATTAACTCGGTTCGACTCTTCCAGGAAAAGACCACAATGGAACAACAACAGTTGAAACGGAAACAGACCTTACTAAGTTACAAGCACTTCGTGGCTGAAAGCCATGGCGCCATTACCCACCTCCCTCTACTGGCATCGCTTTCAACAGgtagaaagaaagaaaggaaaaaaaaaccacACAGTTGCCGTCATCATCATCTAATTAAAGCGAAGATACGAAGCCAGAGGATAAGGTGTGCTCTTCCTGAGATGGTATGCACCTAAAGTTTCCTCTTTTTCCGAGTCCGAGCGCTCCTCCATGAGCTGAGCGCGGATGATGATGAGCCACCGTACCTTTGCATTTTTGGCTTCCTCCCTTTTCGCTTGCCTGTGTAGCAGGGCTTCAGAATCCCCTGAAGACCGAAGCTGGTTGTACCTTCTTCCTTGACGATGGCTGCTGTGGGGGCGGCGACACTCTCATCCTCGGAATACGCAACAGCTTCTCTCTTGACACATACCGGTTCTCTCTTGACTGATACCCGTAGTCGCTGGGACGGATGGCTGATTACCTCAAAGTTTTGGTATGCTTCCTCTGCTGGTTGGTTGTTGATCAATACGTCTTCAGAACTCTGTAAGCAAAAAGCAAGAAGAAATAGCAAGAATGTTGATTTTCCTTCAAATACTCAGCTATGGTGTGAAATAAACCAGATGTACAGTAGCTTACCTGGTGCAGTTCACCAATTTTATCTGGATCTTCAGCTGACAATAGATTCATGGTGCTCTCAAAAATATCCATATTGTTAGCTTCTCCATAGCTTGAGACAGCACTATCGGGCATGTCTGTATCATCCATATCACAATCCGACGGGTCCTGATGTGATATTTCACGCATTTCAACTTTGCCTTTTCCTTGTGAGCAATTTGAGCTCTGTGCGCCGTTGACCCGTGTGTTGACTTTAAGGACAAGCCCGGTGCTCTTCTTGGCCATTTCTTTCTTGAGAATTGATCTCAGACTAGAGACTCTGTCTTGAACAGATTGAATGCTTAAAAGAATCTGCTCGACAGTAGCATCATCTCCGTTACCAAGTAGCCAGTCAGCATCGTTGTTTCCTTTTGTGCTGTCATCTGCTGAAAGGCCAGAAAAACTATTGTGAATTCATCTGTACATATAAAACGAAAgcaaacatttttcaaaaatataaaTAGAACATTGATCACAATATGTATGCCTTTTGGAAAACTGAGCTCAACATACAATCATAAGAATAACTTTTACTAATCAAGTCATGGTATCTAGTGTGCTATTATTTATGGAAGCGGGAAATGAGTTTCTTCCTTGATAAAAGATGCAGCAAACAGTGTTTTTGTGCCCTGTGACTAATGCGACACTATTCATTTTCTGACCATAAGTACTACGAAAGGAATTCAGAAACTATTAAAAAAGGGAGTGAATACATAACAATACAATACAATGACTACCACTATACATGTTTGAGATATCATATTTGTTTGCCGTCATGAAATAATTGGTAGTGTTACCTAAGTTTCCATCGACGTCAACAGAATGGCCATCCCCTTCtgttttctccttttctttttctgcagAATGATTGTAATGAGAGCTCTTACTAGGGACGTCTGGAATACAATGTGTAAAGTAGAACACAATGTTTACCATAATAAGATAAAATGGTGTGGGTCGAGATGTATGAGGCAGCATTATTGTTTTCCTCGTTTCtgtttctcctcttcctcttcatagtcttccTGCAGCAATGAGAAGAGAAGGGCACCGATCTCGATGAAGAACAGTCCAACTCAATCATTTTTGTTTGTAACTCTTTCTCATGTTTAAGTACTGCAAGCTCCCTGTCATATCTGGATACTTGAGATTGCAAATCCTTCATCCGCAGCTCTAACCATTGACATCGCCACATCAATGGGCTGATATAGTTTCTCCAATGATCAGTTACCTTTTTCTTCCTGTAATGGATGATAGGTTATGTTAAATACTCAAATGAGCTTTGTGCCAACACAAATAGTACGACGCTGACATAACACCACAGGTAAGAATCCAAGAAACCAGGCACTACTACAAATTTAGATACATACACAAACTGAATGACATACCCTGCATCAAAAGTAACAGGTGTGTCATTCTGCCATGTCTTGAGATCTGTTTTTTTATGTTTATAGCTATTTCTGGATATATTTTTTTAGCGTTGTCAAACCTGCAAGGATCTTAGGTTGATGGAGAAAGGTTTGAGAAAGGCATCAACTTTAATAATTCCACTAGAGCAAGAATGCCCATAAGTTGGACAGAAGAGTGAACATTTCCCTTGCAATATTAATAATTCCATTTTCCGGAAGAAAGTACACCAGAAACCCTAGACATGTTTCTTTATCAGTAATTTTTTTCAAACATGATAGGTATTAAATATAGAGCAACTGAGTGACACCTGGCCCGTTTAGCAGTCTGGCCCATGTGGCCCATACGAAGTTGTGGTCTTGTGACATGGCATAGCACCCAAATGGGCCACAATTGAAATCTAAGGCGATTAGTATATAATGCTAGTTTGCTCTAAATGTAAAAGTATCACCTCCGGATTAACCATTTTTACATCAAGGGGAGATGAAGTGTAAGAAGGGTGCTATGTGTGCATGGACCTATCCCTTGTGGAGGGTTGGCAGATCATTAAGTGGATTTTAACATACTAGGGTAcagatgctccaaccatgaaggatgaagtctagAAACTGGAAAAAAGgagttcaatgatggaaatatgtAGTCTTTAGATAGAAAATCAAGCTCATGTATTAATAGCAGCAAATATATTTACATGCAGCAGCATGCAGACTTCCACTGCAAATAAATCTAAACTAATCCGTAGATCACATGTGAACTGCAAGTTCCTCAGGCCATGCACTTCCAATCTGTTCTGGTTTCTGAAAACTCGCACAAGACCTAGCCTCTGCCTACGCATGAAGTAGTTTACTGTTTTCAGCTACCTCTATCTAATTACTATGCATTTATTCGTAGTTTTTTTTAAGTTTTTCACTGGCTCAGGCATTATGAAACTTTATAAATTGTACAGACCAATAATTTATTGGCCTATTATGTACAACAAATTCATGTCTCACGTTACCCATTAAAGATGATTTTTTAATTCTTCGCCTAATCTTCAGAGGGAAAAAGATTGTACAGGTAAAGAGTGATTACTACTAAAAGTTAGAGTATAACTGAGTGCTTTTAGCATGAGGAAATCAGTTGATTGCGCGAGGAAACTGGTATGTGCGTAACTGTGCTTTTGCCAAAATTTTCAGTCTGTTCTAGTCTAAGACAAGATGACCGGCCGCTCAAAGATGAATTGAAATTCATATGAAGGCAGAAAAACAAGGCTGGGAAGTAGCAGGTTACCCAAAGAACTTACTTCAATAATCTATCCAAATTCTCAGCGGCAGCTGCATCCAAGAGTGAAGCAGCATCACCATTATGAGGATAGCGGCAGAATGGTGAGTCTACTTCAATGTCACTAATCTCTGAAGGCTTTGCGTCATCCTCAGATCCAGATAGTGTGTCCCCAAAGGAACTTGAACACTCTGTGGCATCGGGGTCTTCAGTTTTTGCTAATTCGCTGCAAGTGCTACCCCCATCTGGGCCAATAATGTCAACATTCCAATCTACTACTCCATTAGCATTCTCCATTTTATGGTTGACTTTAGCTTCTTATATTCTGCTCAATTGAAGAAAACAGAACCTGTTTCAGCAAAAACTCACAATAATATTCAGACACAAATAGTAACGGCATGGGGGAAAACAAAAAAGCTGAGTACACATGGGGTGAAATCAACCATGGTTATATATAACATAAGGTAGTAGCAACAAATTCATGATAATGATAAGGACTAAGGGCCCAAATAGTGTACATGTCCTCACTAGTTGCTAAACCAGATCCATAGGATAGGAGTGTATTCCAAAGATGGCCAAAATGCCTAAGTGTAGAAAAAT from Lolium rigidum isolate FL_2022 chromosome 4, APGP_CSIRO_Lrig_0.1, whole genome shotgun sequence encodes the following:
- the LOC124648900 gene encoding uncharacterized protein LOC124648900 isoform X1, with the translated sequence MENANGVVDWNVDIIGPDGGSTCSELAKTEDPDATECSSSFGDTLSGSEDDAKPSEISDIEVDSPFCRYPHNGDAASLLDAAAAENLDRLLKKKKVTDHWRNYISPLMWRCQWLELRMKDLQSQVSRYDRELAVLKHEKELQTKMIELDCSSSRSVPFSSHCCRKTMKRKRRNRNEENNNAASYISTHTILSYYEKEKEKTEGDGHSVDVDGNLADDSTKGNNDADWLLGNGDDATVEQILLSIQSVQDRVSSLRSILKKEMAKKSTGLVLKVNTRVNGAQSSNCSQGKGKVEMREISHQDPSDCDMDDTDMPDSAVSSYGEANNMDIFESTMNLLSAEDPDKIGELHQSSEDVLINNQPAEEAYQNFEVISHPSQRLRVSVKREPVCVKREAVAYSEDESVAAPTAAIVKEEGTTSFGLQGILKPCYTGKRKGRKPKMQRYGGSSSSALSSWRSARTRKKRKL
- the LOC124648900 gene encoding uncharacterized protein LOC124648900 isoform X2 translates to MENANGVVDWNVDIIGPDGGSTCSELAKTEDPDATECSSSFGDTLSGSEDDAKPSEISDIEVDSPFCRYPHNGDAASLLDAAAAENLDRLLKKKKVTDHWRNYISPLMWRCQWLELRMKDLQSQVSRYDRELAVLKHEKELQTKMIELDCSSSRSVPFSSHCCRKTMKRKRRNRNEENNNAASYISTHTILSYYEKEKEKTEGDGHSVDVDGNLDDSTKGNNDADWLLGNGDDATVEQILLSIQSVQDRVSSLRSILKKEMAKKSTGLVLKVNTRVNGAQSSNCSQGKGKVEMREISHQDPSDCDMDDTDMPDSAVSSYGEANNMDIFESTMNLLSAEDPDKIGELHQSSEDVLINNQPAEEAYQNFEVISHPSQRLRVSVKREPVCVKREAVAYSEDESVAAPTAAIVKEEGTTSFGLQGILKPCYTGKRKGRKPKMQRYGGSSSSALSSWRSARTRKKRKL